One genomic segment of Primulina tabacum isolate GXHZ01 chromosome 9, ASM2559414v2, whole genome shotgun sequence includes these proteins:
- the LOC142556853 gene encoding uncharacterized protein LOC142556853 — protein MKITQSFTSVAYPQANGQTEVVNRIIVQALKTRLQGKGKDWVEELPSVLWAYRTTPRAPIQETPFNLVYGSEAVLPVEIGKTSPRVESYPEDNDQSRAMELDLVEERRDRAFIRMEAYRSRVTKSYNKRVRIRDFQVGDLVMKKVNPAGDVRKLEARWEGPYKITRKVSSGSFYLEDAQGHLFKRPWNVFNLKKYYA, from the coding sequence ATGAAGATCACTCAATCTTTTACCTCTGTTGCATATCCTCAAGCTAATGGCCAGACAGAGGTTGTCaatagaattattgtacaagcaCTAAAGACAAGGCTACAAGGCAAAGGAAAGGATTGGGTGGAAGAATTACCCAGTGTTCTCTGGGCTTACAGAACTACTCCCCGGGCACCTATCCAAGAAACTCCTTTCAACttggtatatggttctgaagcagtccTCCCAGTTGAGATCGGGAAAACTTCTccccgggtagaatcttacccggaaGACAATGACCAAAGCCGGGCCATGGAATTGGACTTGGTAGAAGAAAGGAGAGACCGAGCATTCATTCGCATGGAGGCATACAGGAGCCGGGTTACGAAATCATACAACAAAAGGGTCCGAATCCGAGACTTCCAAGTAGGGGATCTAGTCATGAAGAAAGTCAACCCTGCTGGGGATGTTAGGAAGCTGGAAGCTCGGTGGGAAGGACCTTATAAAATCACCCGAAAAGTCAGCTCGGGATCCTTTTATTTAGAAGATGCTCAAGGACATCTCTTCAAAAGGCcttggaatgtatttaatttaaagaagtaCTATGCGTGA